The Gemmatimonadaceae bacterium genome window below encodes:
- the cax gene encoding calcium/proton exchanger — MLTRQDRIVFAGTIAAVILTAALRIGGANDVLRFIATAAALSLLAMNVSRGTEQLGGHLGPAATGILQAALGNLPELLVCTFALRAGLVSVVQGALIGSILANSLLILGLAILVGGLKHGRMLYDSESPRLIVSLMMLAVAALTIPTLAAELHTPAAGHEKALSVACSLLLIAVFVASLPFSLGSNPERSARHVKVTAGEPEWSIMLATATLACASVGAAVVSDWFVEALEPAIRALHISEAFAGIVVVAIAGNAVENVAGIRLAAKNRPQYAMSVVLNSSLLIALVVIPILVLYSVVFGGGALTLVLPPLFIAALLLSTLTSAIIVNDGEATWIEGVALMGLYGIIAAAFWWG; from the coding sequence GTGCTCACACGACAGGACCGGATCGTCTTCGCCGGTACCATCGCCGCGGTCATCCTCACCGCCGCGCTGCGCATTGGCGGGGCGAACGACGTGTTGCGATTCATCGCCACGGCGGCGGCGCTCTCGCTGCTCGCGATGAACGTTTCGCGCGGCACCGAGCAGCTGGGCGGCCACCTCGGCCCGGCCGCGACGGGGATCTTGCAGGCCGCGCTCGGCAATCTTCCCGAGTTACTCGTCTGCACGTTCGCGCTGCGGGCGGGGCTCGTGTCAGTCGTCCAGGGCGCGCTGATCGGCTCGATCCTCGCGAACTCACTGTTGATCCTCGGGCTGGCGATTCTCGTCGGCGGACTCAAACACGGCCGCATGCTGTACGACTCGGAGTCGCCACGGCTCATCGTGTCGCTGATGATGCTCGCCGTCGCCGCGCTGACGATTCCGACGCTTGCCGCCGAACTGCACACGCCGGCGGCGGGGCATGAAAAAGCGCTGAGCGTTGCTTGCTCGCTGCTGCTCATCGCCGTGTTCGTGGCGAGCCTTCCCTTCTCCCTCGGCTCGAATCCCGAACGCTCGGCTCGCCACGTGAAGGTCACAGCGGGGGAACCCGAGTGGTCGATCATGCTGGCCACCGCGACGCTCGCCTGCGCATCGGTCGGCGCGGCCGTCGTGTCCGACTGGTTTGTGGAAGCCCTGGAGCCGGCGATTCGCGCGCTGCACATCTCGGAGGCATTCGCGGGAATCGTCGTCGTGGCCATCGCCGGTAACGCCGTCGAGAACGTGGCCGGAATCCGGCTCGCGGCGAAAAACCGGCCTCAGTACGCGATGAGCGTCGTCCTCAACAGCTCGCTGCTCATCGCGCTGGTCGTCATCCCGATTCTCGTTCTCTACTCAGTTGTCTTCGGCGGCGGAGCGCTGACGCTGGTCTTGCCGCCCCTGTTCATCGCGGCGCTTCTTCTGAGCACGCTGACGTCGGCGATCATCGTCAACGACGGCGAGGCCACGTGGATCGAAGGGGTTGCGCTCATGGGGCTGTACGGCATTATCGCCGCGGCGTTCTGGTGGGGATGA
- a CDS encoding photosynthetic reaction center cytochrome c subunit family protein has translation MAGRRTLLGAVASFIALSCGHGGASSTPAPARAPSSPSQTAAGQPSSGQQITTLAPRRLPPSRDSLEKLRAVYVAQIMGEIAGKENQPAEQVFKNIQVLKGITAAELVHKMDKEYATPLSWNCTNCHRLANQGNWASDTAQDKKRARFMQQMTNDINLVTLPKLYPKDTPKVTCATCHRGYNEPPPPEYMIPERGKPGGLPFPPPRGTTTPPPATKPPGA, from the coding sequence ATGGCTGGTCGACGAACTCTGTTGGGTGCAGTTGCGTCGTTCATCGCGTTGTCGTGCGGGCACGGAGGCGCGAGCTCGACGCCGGCGCCGGCACGGGCCCCGAGCTCGCCGTCCCAAACCGCGGCCGGACAGCCGTCGTCCGGGCAGCAGATCACGACACTCGCTCCCCGCCGTCTACCGCCGTCGCGCGACAGCCTGGAAAAGCTGCGCGCCGTCTACGTCGCGCAGATCATGGGCGAGATCGCCGGCAAGGAGAATCAGCCGGCGGAGCAGGTGTTCAAGAACATTCAGGTGCTGAAGGGAATCACCGCGGCGGAGCTCGTGCACAAGATGGACAAGGAGTACGCGACGCCGCTCAGCTGGAATTGCACGAACTGCCATCGCCTCGCGAACCAGGGGAACTGGGCGAGCGACACGGCGCAGGACAAGAAGCGCGCGCGCTTCATGCAGCAGATGACGAACGACATCAACCTCGTGACGCTGCCCAAGCTTTACCCAAAGGACACCCCGAAGGTCACGTGCGCGACCTGTCATCGCGGCTACAACGAGCCGCCGCCGCCCGAGTATATGATTCCGGAACGCGGAAAGCCGGGCGGACTTCCGTTTCCCCCTCCTCGCGGCACGACCACTCCTCCGCCGGCCACGAAGCCACCCGGGGCCTAG
- a CDS encoding M1 family metallopeptidase yields the protein MTILRSHAAAFVAALVAAVPLGAQSAGQATRAGTVNPINRFDPTGAPDTSIFAPLNLPNGNIYRSGDGSPGPKYWQQHADYDLHGTLDTAAKALKGEMLLRYTNNSPDTLRFVWFQVEQNAFKDKSLNSYVFPAESRFGARNFEGGDFIDHFNQVSGAAKNGAAKGAGVPLKTRVEGTVMKADLATPLPPGQTTTFDVAWHFNIPEHGADRMGRDGALYELAQWYPRVCVFDDLRGWNTEPYLGQGEFYLEYGDFNLSVTVPAGYIVAATGTLQNPTEVLTPTQISRLAQASKSDTPVHIITQDELKNGTARPKGTAGMLTWRFTSHNVRDAVWAASPDYMWDASSWQGHMAFAYYRPSAIEPWKDAADMSRMSINEYSDRWFAYPYPQISAVEGPISGMEYPMLAMEDRNPEKYSLYNVITHEIGHMWYPMIVGSNERMHMWQDEGFNTFINYFSEARRFPEKGSYDQRVAHDRREVEAFMQHNVDEPLEVQPDRIEPQLLGENAYVKTAVGLALLRDEVLGPEAFDDAFREYTRRWAFKHPSPADFYRTMENVSGRRLDWFFRQWFIENPHFDVAVDSVRQKQVGDIDSVQVFYGNHARGVLPLHARFTFSDGSTENVDYPAEIWSTDAISYDRLYGWKGKKITKIEVDPDKRSVDTDRSNNVWPR from the coding sequence ATGACAATTTTGAGATCGCACGCCGCGGCGTTCGTCGCCGCCTTGGTTGCCGCCGTTCCGCTGGGAGCACAGTCCGCGGGTCAAGCAACGCGCGCCGGAACAGTCAACCCGATCAACCGGTTCGACCCGACGGGCGCCCCCGACACTTCGATCTTCGCGCCGCTCAACCTTCCGAACGGAAACATCTATCGGAGCGGTGACGGATCGCCGGGGCCGAAGTACTGGCAGCAGCACGCCGACTACGACCTGCATGGAACGCTCGACACCGCCGCGAAGGCGCTCAAGGGCGAGATGCTGCTGCGCTACACGAACAACTCGCCGGACACGCTGCGATTCGTCTGGTTCCAGGTCGAGCAAAACGCGTTCAAGGACAAGTCGCTGAACTCATACGTGTTCCCGGCCGAGTCGCGGTTTGGCGCACGGAACTTCGAGGGCGGCGACTTCATCGACCATTTCAACCAGGTTTCGGGCGCGGCGAAGAACGGCGCGGCCAAAGGCGCGGGCGTTCCCCTCAAGACTCGCGTCGAAGGCACGGTGATGAAGGCGGATCTCGCGACCCCGCTTCCACCGGGGCAGACGACCACGTTCGACGTCGCCTGGCACTTCAACATCCCCGAGCACGGCGCCGACCGCATGGGGCGCGACGGCGCGCTGTACGAGCTCGCGCAGTGGTATCCGCGCGTCTGCGTCTTCGACGATCTGCGCGGATGGAACACCGAGCCGTATCTCGGGCAGGGCGAGTTTTATCTCGAGTACGGAGACTTCAACCTCTCCGTGACCGTGCCCGCGGGGTACATCGTCGCCGCGACCGGGACGCTTCAGAACCCGACCGAAGTGCTCACGCCGACACAGATATCGCGTTTGGCGCAGGCGTCGAAGTCCGACACGCCGGTGCACATCATCACGCAGGACGAGTTGAAGAACGGCACGGCGCGCCCCAAGGGCACCGCCGGAATGCTCACCTGGCGGTTCACCTCACACAACGTGCGCGACGCGGTGTGGGCGGCATCGCCCGACTACATGTGGGACGCGTCGAGCTGGCAGGGACACATGGCCTTCGCGTACTATCGGCCGAGCGCGATCGAGCCGTGGAAGGACGCGGCGGACATGTCTCGCATGTCGATCAACGAGTACTCCGACAGGTGGTTCGCGTATCCCTATCCGCAGATCAGCGCCGTCGAGGGGCCGATCAGCGGCATGGAATACCCGATGCTCGCGATGGAAGACCGGAATCCGGAGAAGTACTCGCTCTACAACGTGATCACCCACGAGATCGGGCACATGTGGTACCCGATGATCGTCGGGTCGAACGAGCGGATGCACATGTGGCAGGATGAAGGGTTCAACACCTTCATCAACTATTTCTCGGAGGCGCGGCGCTTCCCGGAGAAGGGCTCGTACGATCAGCGCGTAGCGCACGATCGACGCGAGGTCGAGGCGTTCATGCAGCACAACGTCGATGAGCCGCTCGAGGTGCAACCCGATCGCATCGAGCCGCAGCTGCTCGGCGAGAACGCGTACGTGAAGACGGCGGTTGGCCTCGCGCTCCTGCGCGACGAAGTGCTCGGTCCGGAGGCGTTCGACGACGCGTTCCGCGAATACACCCGCCGCTGGGCGTTCAAACATCCGAGTCCGGCCGACTTCTACCGGACGATGGAGAATGTGAGCGGCAGGCGGCTCGACTGGTTCTTCCGCCAATGGTTCATCGAGAATCCGCACTTCGACGTCGCCGTCGACTCGGTTCGCCAAAAACAGGTCGGCGACATCGATTCGGTGCAGGTCTTCTACGGAAACCACGCGCGCGGCGTGCTGCCCTTGCACGCGCGCTTCACGTTCAGCGACGGCTCCACGGAGAACGTCGACTATCCGGCCGAGATCTGGAGCACGGACGCGATCAGCTACGACCGACTGTACGGGTGGAAGGGAAAGAAGATCACCAAGATCGAGGTCGACCCCGACAAGCGGAGCGTGGACACCGACCGGTCGAACAACGTCTGGCCACGGTGA
- a CDS encoding O-antigen ligase family protein — MHVPPYTNPPAETTGDRRPLRILQFGAIAIVLAATTYKPFDLDRYFVPKELVLLLCAAAASLLVVARLVRVSLTMVDLALVLFLVAGLVSAFAAANPWAAERALAISAGGAALFWCAVAIRRAGLARPLLTALAAAVIIGALTALAQAYGLRSDYFSLNRAPGGTFGNRNFVAHLCAIGIPVIVFTTVTARRPATVVIGIVGSVAVAAVLAMSRSRAAWLAVIVSIGAVVVAAALSHGQWKGARTLPRLSYLGIAALLGALAAIFLPNRLEWKSDTPYIDSAVGLVNYKEGSGHGRLIQYTNSLHMTETHPLLGVGPGNWPVVYPKYASRNDPSLSQDESTTANPWPSSDWVAYLSERGVIGLGALAVVLLGLLRRAYMDVRSTRPRTEMADAEHVMMSMALVGTLTAAIVVGSFDAALIIATPAYFVWTLAGALAPLSDRTIIARPALRFAALLVTTVFGIVAVGRSALQLAAIATFSANSRLATIERAARLDPGSYRIRLKLAEAYVARGECAKAKPQARASRALLPSAVEPKRVLAQCGSR, encoded by the coding sequence ATGCACGTCCCGCCCTACACGAACCCGCCCGCCGAGACTACCGGCGATCGCCGGCCGCTAAGAATTCTGCAGTTCGGCGCGATCGCCATCGTCCTGGCCGCGACGACGTACAAACCCTTCGACCTCGACCGTTACTTCGTCCCGAAGGAGCTCGTGCTGCTGCTCTGCGCCGCCGCCGCGTCGCTGCTCGTCGTCGCGCGGCTCGTCCGCGTTTCGCTGACGATGGTGGATCTCGCGCTCGTGCTGTTCCTCGTGGCCGGGCTGGTGTCGGCGTTCGCCGCAGCCAATCCGTGGGCCGCCGAACGCGCGCTCGCGATCTCGGCCGGGGGCGCCGCCCTGTTCTGGTGCGCGGTCGCGATCCGGCGTGCCGGCCTCGCACGGCCGCTGCTCACGGCGCTCGCCGCCGCGGTCATAATCGGCGCGCTGACCGCGCTCGCGCAGGCGTACGGACTCCGCAGCGACTACTTCAGCCTGAACCGCGCTCCTGGTGGAACGTTCGGCAACAGGAACTTCGTCGCGCATCTGTGCGCGATCGGCATCCCGGTCATCGTGTTCACGACGGTGACGGCGCGCCGGCCGGCGACCGTCGTGATCGGCATTGTCGGAAGCGTGGCGGTTGCCGCGGTGCTCGCCATGTCGCGGAGCCGGGCGGCGTGGCTCGCCGTCATCGTGTCGATCGGCGCGGTGGTCGTCGCCGCGGCGCTGAGTCACGGCCAGTGGAAAGGCGCGAGAACGTTGCCGCGTCTTTCGTACCTCGGCATCGCGGCCCTCCTCGGCGCGCTGGCGGCGATCTTCCTGCCGAACCGGCTCGAATGGAAAAGCGACACGCCGTACATCGACTCGGCCGTCGGTTTAGTGAACTACAAAGAGGGAAGTGGACACGGCCGCCTCATCCAGTACACGAATTCGCTCCACATGACCGAGACGCATCCGTTGCTCGGCGTGGGTCCGGGGAATTGGCCGGTGGTGTATCCCAAATACGCGTCGCGCAACGACCCGTCGCTGTCGCAGGACGAAAGCACGACGGCGAATCCATGGCCGAGCAGCGATTGGGTCGCGTATCTGTCGGAACGCGGCGTCATCGGGCTCGGCGCGCTGGCGGTCGTCCTTCTAGGGTTGCTCCGGCGGGCCTACATGGACGTGCGGTCGACGCGGCCGCGCACCGAGATGGCGGACGCGGAGCACGTGATGATGTCGATGGCCCTCGTCGGCACGCTCACGGCCGCGATCGTCGTCGGTTCGTTTGACGCGGCCTTGATCATAGCGACGCCGGCGTATTTCGTCTGGACGCTGGCAGGCGCTTTGGCTCCGCTCTCCGACCGCACGATCATCGCGCGTCCCGCGCTCCGATTCGCGGCGCTGCTGGTGACGACGGTGTTCGGCATCGTCGCCGTCGGGCGCAGTGCCTTGCAACTGGCCGCGATCGCGACGTTCAGCGCGAACTCTCGCTTGGCGACGATCGAGCGCGCCGCGCGGCTCGATCCAGGCTCGTACCGAATACGCCTCAAGTTGGCGGAGGCGTACGTGGCGCGCGGCGAGTGCGCGAAGGCGAAACCGCAGGCACGCGCGTCTCGAGCGCTCTTACCGAGCGCGGTCGAGCCGAAACGAGTGCTCGCGCAATGCGGTTCGCGTTAG